In Kordia antarctica, the following proteins share a genomic window:
- a CDS encoding carboxypeptidase-like regulatory domain-containing protein, translating to MSQFNFNSTCAKDTRTITITGQVFDTITHETLPFANVYLTIDNSIGTAANEDGIFSIDIPEGSTLTVSFTGYLPFKFRVTQEFTKVFLTRDDQLDTVYLEGPKKKKSNGWLWLLFFGGLVAVATNQEEEQKGTSKTRKPIKAKI from the coding sequence ATGAGTCAATTCAATTTCAATAGTACCTGTGCTAAGGACACTAGAACTATTACCATCACAGGACAAGTATTTGATACCATTACCCATGAGACACTTCCTTTTGCCAATGTGTATCTAACAATTGATAACAGTATAGGTACGGCAGCAAATGAGGATGGAATATTTAGTATCGATATACCCGAGGGTAGTACACTTACGGTAAGTTTTACAGGCTATTTGCCTTTTAAATTTAGGGTAACACAGGAGTTTACAAAGGTATTTTTAACTCGTGACGATCAACTAGATACTGTGTACTTAGAAGGTCCGAAAAAAAAGAAAAGTAATGGTTGGTTATGGTTGCTTTTTTTTGGCGGACTAGTAGCGGTAGCGACAAATCAAGAAGAAGAACAAAAAGGCACTTCAAAAACACGCAAACCCATTAAAGCAAAGATTTAA
- a CDS encoding helix-turn-helix domain-containing protein, which translates to MRTIFLLIIISFNSYLARAQNDTFKIIDSLSLESYEALEEKFYEYEYDDPKQARIYADAYLIKARTAKDSIQMARGYKYISFLYIDSENIPLILKYSDSIIYISKNSNHRSYPALGYNQKGVWLFEQGNYKKALDNYLIAQQYALKHNNINQLKDIKLAIAALRSRYGDYNESLLIYKDYLSFIKNQDNYKKDHSEDYLIGLYNVANGYLRMKNPDSARIYIDKGVKYSIELKDTISYSEFLTSKGIYKYQKKEYEAAIDVFNEAIKYRENYGLAMCFYYKAQSLKELGNIESALMNFKKSDSIYQETNDVFPELRQVYESLIDYEKSINNTQNQLFYIEKLLKVDSVLDSDFKYISENIIKKYDTAILKNDKQNLLEKLSNQKKKSSYIITILIIIGLLIILGSIYFIKYREKLYKRRFDELINQERKVEKSNLTENNTKIADDVTNIILRKLQRFEKEEKFLEPGITLSKVANLLQTNSSYLSKVVNSSMEKSFNTYINDLRIDYVITKLKKDKRFRKYAIKSIAEEIGYANSQSFSNAFSKKTGIKPSYFIKQLNNL; encoded by the coding sequence TTGAGAACCATTTTCCTCTTAATTATTATATCTTTCAATAGCTATTTAGCTAGAGCGCAAAACGATACTTTTAAAATTATCGATTCACTTTCTTTGGAGTCTTATGAAGCATTGGAAGAAAAATTCTATGAATATGAATATGACGATCCTAAACAAGCTAGAATATATGCAGATGCCTATTTAATAAAAGCACGTACAGCTAAAGATTCTATACAGATGGCTAGAGGATATAAGTATATTTCTTTTTTGTATATAGATTCAGAAAACATTCCTCTAATATTAAAATATTCTGATAGCATAATATATATATCTAAAAATAGTAACCATAGAAGCTATCCTGCACTGGGTTACAATCAAAAAGGAGTTTGGTTATTTGAACAAGGTAACTATAAAAAAGCATTAGATAATTACTTAATTGCTCAACAGTATGCACTAAAGCACAATAATATTAATCAATTAAAAGATATCAAGTTAGCTATTGCTGCATTAAGAAGCAGGTACGGAGATTATAATGAATCACTACTTATTTACAAGGATTATCTAAGTTTTATAAAAAATCAAGATAATTATAAAAAAGACCATTCAGAAGATTACCTCATTGGTTTATATAATGTAGCAAATGGCTACTTGCGAATGAAAAACCCTGACTCGGCAAGAATATATATTGACAAAGGAGTTAAATACAGTATTGAGTTGAAAGATACTATTTCTTATTCTGAATTTCTTACTTCTAAAGGTATTTATAAATATCAAAAAAAGGAATATGAAGCTGCAATAGATGTTTTTAATGAAGCGATAAAATATAGGGAAAATTATGGGCTTGCAATGTGTTTCTATTACAAAGCTCAAAGTTTAAAAGAATTAGGAAACATAGAATCAGCTTTAATGAACTTCAAAAAATCAGATTCTATATATCAAGAAACGAATGATGTTTTTCCAGAATTGAGACAAGTTTATGAAAGTTTGATTGACTATGAAAAATCAATTAATAACACGCAAAATCAATTGTTCTATATTGAAAAACTATTGAAAGTAGACAGTGTTTTAGATAGTGATTTTAAATATATTAGTGAAAATATAATTAAGAAATATGATACTGCAATTCTTAAAAATGATAAGCAAAATCTACTAGAAAAGCTCAGTAATCAGAAAAAAAAATCTTCTTACATAATAACCATATTAATAATTATTGGGTTATTAATCATTCTAGGGTCAATCTACTTCATTAAGTATAGAGAAAAATTATACAAGAGAAGATTTGATGAACTTATTAATCAAGAGAGGAAAGTAGAAAAAAGTAATCTAACTGAAAATAATACAAAGATAGCTGATGATGTTACTAATATTATTTTAAGAAAATTACAACGCTTCGAAAAAGAAGAAAAGTTCCTTGAACCAGGAATAACTCTTAGTAAAGTCGCTAATTTGCTACAAACAAATTCTTCTTATCTATCTAAAGTTGTCAATTCAAGTATGGAGAAATCTTTTAATACGTATATTAATGATTTAAGGATTGATTATGTAATTACTAAGTTGAAGAAAGACAAAAGGTTTCGGAAGTATGCAATAAAATCCATCGCAGAAGAAATTGGATATGCTAATTCGCAGTCGTTTTCAAATGCTTTTTCTAAAAAAACTGGTATAAAACCCTCTTATTTTATCAAGCAATTAAATAATCTTTAA
- a CDS encoding ATP-binding cassette domain-containing protein, whose product MLQFESLHIENLSLQLVGKEQLLKSINIQFFKNQCIAIVCESEYEKNILVQILQKKEAYQNGSVTINNQISLNKVNTKDWRSILGIVPKNIKIFNSHVLDNIILEEHTISHKIHAFEDIEAFIQEYGFENFIQSLPQGYTTILGENGMQLSGGQKQILALIRVLYKKPQLLILDEFTSAMDRNTEHFVLQLLKRLKYKISIIFISHRLHSLKQIADHIYVIEDGQTIVHGSHKELLRTANFYSDFWTDILQEKDTIKLIL is encoded by the coding sequence ATGCTACAATTTGAATCGCTACATATTGAAAATTTATCGCTCCAATTAGTTGGAAAAGAACAATTACTAAAAAGCATTAACATTCAGTTTTTCAAAAATCAATGCATTGCTATTGTTTGCGAAAGCGAATATGAAAAAAATATACTTGTTCAAATTTTACAAAAAAAGGAAGCTTATCAAAATGGAAGCGTAACCATTAACAATCAAATTTCACTTAATAAGGTTAACACAAAAGATTGGCGTAGTATACTTGGAATCGTTCCAAAAAATATAAAGATTTTCAATAGTCACGTACTTGATAATATCATATTAGAAGAACATACAATCTCTCATAAAATACATGCCTTTGAAGATATTGAGGCGTTTATACAAGAATACGGTTTTGAAAATTTCATACAAAGCTTGCCACAAGGATATACAACTATTTTAGGAGAAAATGGCATGCAATTATCGGGCGGACAAAAACAAATATTAGCACTCATTAGAGTACTATACAAAAAACCACAATTATTAATTCTGGACGAGTTTACTTCGGCAATGGATAGAAACACCGAACACTTTGTGTTGCAATTGTTAAAACGCTTAAAATATAAAATCAGCATCATATTTATATCACACCGACTGCATTCATTAAAACAAATAGCAGATCACATTTACGTGATTGAAGATGGACAAACAATTGTACATGGAAGCCACAAAGAACTGCTAAGAACCGCTAATTTTTATAGTGATTTTTGGACAGACATTTTACAAGAAAAAGATACCATTAAGTTGATTTTATAA
- a CDS encoding lysozyme family protein gives MELIFQENVPTVYGSSFITSVKDYSQSLNIDPNWLMAVMYFETAGTFSASIRNPYSDATGLIQFMPTTALDLQTSVDELALMTAEEQLYYVYSYYYPYRKKIKSYVDLYLATFFPVAMGKASTYVLQTSNLSASTIADVNPVFDLNNDRQITVGEITKVITDKIPIAWRDYFLGYSSGGGIAKKKSLIPKAIGVSLLGYLIYKIA, from the coding sequence ATGGAACTTATATTTCAAGAAAATGTACCAACGGTGTATGGAAGTAGCTTTATTACTTCTGTAAAAGATTATAGTCAGTCGTTAAACATAGACCCAAATTGGCTCATGGCAGTTATGTATTTTGAAACAGCGGGAACATTTAGCGCATCCATTCGAAATCCGTATAGCGATGCCACAGGACTGATACAATTTATGCCAACTACGGCACTAGATTTACAAACTTCCGTAGATGAGTTAGCACTTATGACTGCGGAAGAACAATTGTACTATGTATACAGTTATTACTATCCATATAGAAAGAAGATTAAAAGCTACGTGGATTTATACCTAGCCACTTTTTTTCCTGTGGCTATGGGCAAAGCTTCAACTTATGTATTACAAACAAGCAATTTGAGTGCTAGCACCATTGCAGATGTAAACCCTGTATTTGATTTGAATAATGATAGACAGATTACCGTTGGCGAAATAACCAAAGTCATTACAGATAAGATTCCTATTGCTTGGCGTGATTATTTTTTAGGGTATTCTTCGGGCGGTGGCATCGCCAAAAAAAAAAGCTTGATACCTAAAGCAATTGGAGTTTCATTATTAGGGTATTTGATCTATAAAATTGCATAG
- a CDS encoding prolyl oligopeptidase family serine peptidase, whose protein sequence is MRKVFIYAITIFIIYGIKKNKENIFQYPKISKVDSINNYWGKVVNDSYRNLENSKDSVVQNWYNKQGLYTENVINNISNRDSLASFLSNIDNRRSFHIGSLIITENDFYFYLKIKKDEKRRKLYFKKGFDGEEILLFDPTDFKPETKNDYVINYINPSRNAAYIVISLTYEGREYSEAIIYDVKTKKVLPQVIDHCWLDSFYGVDWLADNTGFTYLHFPNLYDKGKKSKSNTEAVLYKIGQDPKKLNVILSAKNNPKLKLDTINYPIVDIKSSSSKYLFAYMVNVGNYFDSYYADIDELGKGKINWKPLFKKEDKSYKTNGIIIGDSLYYRTAQNASNLKINVLNLVTKTTTTLVEESETEVIKDFEISKDGLFYGTLRNGVQAKLYKVGNEVKSEIKLPRASGSIGITSYDRNSNKLIVSLNGWVNSSQRFEYNTTTNDFKLKDLKPKGKYPEFEDFVVKEIEVPSHDGVLVPLSIIHHKDIELNGKNPVFMDGYGAYGDDMSPYFSPVTLAWVAKGGIYCTAHVRGGGEKGDAWHKAGMKTTKPNTWKDLIACMEYLVDNGYTSKEHNAIWSSSAGGILVGRAMTERPDLFKVVISEAGKMNPLRSEESSNGTNFKEYGTIKDSIECLGLIEMDSYLNIKDKTDYPATLVTAGMNDPRVAPWQSGKFVARLQEANTSNNPILFAIYKDSGHGSGTTIEQVYQEWANVYAFAFWQTGHPDFKLDEKALKKTKDK, encoded by the coding sequence ATGAGGAAAGTATTTATTTATGCTATAACTATATTTATTATTTACGGGATTAAAAAAAATAAAGAAAATATTTTTCAATATCCTAAAATATCTAAAGTCGATTCGATTAATAATTATTGGGGTAAAGTAGTCAATGATTCTTATAGAAACTTAGAAAATAGTAAAGATTCTGTAGTACAAAATTGGTATAACAAACAAGGACTATATACAGAAAACGTTATAAATAACATTTCGAATAGAGATAGCCTTGCAAGTTTTTTAAGCAATATTGACAATAGAAGAAGTTTTCATATCGGTAGTTTAATCATTACTGAAAATGATTTCTACTTTTATTTAAAAATAAAAAAGGATGAAAAACGACGTAAGCTATATTTTAAAAAAGGATTTGATGGAGAAGAAATCTTACTTTTTGATCCAACTGATTTTAAACCCGAAACAAAAAACGACTACGTAATTAATTATATCAACCCTAGTAGAAATGCCGCTTATATAGTAATTTCTTTAACTTATGAAGGTAGAGAGTATTCCGAAGCCATTATTTATGATGTAAAAACTAAGAAAGTGCTTCCCCAAGTTATAGATCACTGTTGGTTAGATTCTTTTTATGGTGTAGATTGGTTAGCTGATAATACTGGATTTACCTATTTACATTTTCCAAACTTATACGATAAGGGTAAAAAATCAAAGAGTAATACAGAAGCAGTTTTGTACAAAATAGGTCAAGATCCTAAAAAGTTAAACGTAATTTTAAGCGCAAAAAACAATCCCAAACTTAAACTTGATACTATAAATTACCCAATTGTAGATATTAAAAGCTCGTCTTCCAAATACCTGTTTGCATACATGGTAAATGTTGGGAACTATTTTGATAGTTATTATGCTGATATTGATGAATTAGGCAAAGGAAAAATAAATTGGAAACCACTTTTTAAGAAAGAAGACAAATCATATAAAACAAATGGGATTATTATTGGTGATAGTCTATATTACAGAACTGCTCAGAATGCTTCTAACTTAAAAATTAATGTGCTAAACTTAGTTACTAAAACGACAACGACTCTTGTAGAAGAAAGTGAAACCGAAGTTATTAAAGATTTTGAAATTTCGAAAGATGGTTTATTTTATGGAACACTTAGAAATGGTGTACAAGCAAAGTTATATAAAGTTGGAAATGAAGTAAAATCAGAAATAAAGTTACCTAGAGCGTCTGGCTCTATTGGAATAACATCTTATGATAGAAATAGCAATAAATTAATAGTAAGTCTTAACGGTTGGGTAAATAGCAGTCAACGCTTTGAATACAATACAACAACAAATGATTTTAAGCTAAAAGACCTAAAACCAAAAGGCAAATATCCCGAATTTGAAGATTTTGTTGTAAAAGAAATTGAAGTTCCATCACACGATGGCGTATTAGTTCCCTTATCAATTATACATCATAAAGATATTGAACTAAATGGTAAAAATCCTGTTTTTATGGACGGTTATGGCGCTTATGGTGATGATATGTCTCCATACTTCTCTCCAGTAACATTAGCATGGGTAGCCAAAGGTGGAATTTATTGTACTGCACATGTTCGTGGTGGTGGAGAAAAAGGAGATGCATGGCATAAAGCAGGAATGAAAACTACCAAACCTAATACATGGAAAGATTTAATTGCCTGTATGGAATATCTGGTTGATAATGGGTATACTTCAAAAGAACATAATGCAATTTGGAGTTCTAGTGCTGGCGGAATATTAGTAGGTCGTGCTATGACTGAGCGTCCAGATTTATTTAAAGTTGTAATTTCCGAAGCAGGGAAAATGAATCCTTTAAGAAGCGAAGAAAGTTCTAACGGAACAAACTTTAAAGAGTATGGGACTATCAAAGATTCTATTGAATGTTTAGGGCTTATAGAAATGGACTCCTACCTAAATATAAAAGATAAAACAGATTACCCTGCTACTTTAGTTACAGCAGGAATGAATGACCCAAGAGTTGCTCCATGGCAATCGGGTAAGTTCGTAGCAAGGTTACAAGAAGCAAACACTTCAAATAACCCAATATTATTTGCTATTTATAAAGATTCTGGTCATGGTAGCGGAACAACTATTGAACAAGTATATCAAGAATGGGCAAATGTATATGCCTTTGCTTTTTGGCAAACAGGGCATCCCGATTTTAAACTTGATGAAAAAGCATTGAAAAAGACTAAGGATAAGTAA
- a CDS encoding tyrosine-type recombinase/integrase — MSKLQVLLTNAYRNAYTLSKNLYTEPKIYDADGDLSKRWYVYYYYRNPVTEKLVLQPPLYMGVNRLKTKKERTEMLIINRIALHELLKKGYNPYETYKETDKRIEQQKKPAEGIEIDSQRKNYTVKEALFFALKQRKPHWKKKTAGTMVGHFNRFIEWLTINKLIDKNISELKKRDVSTFLNSLTKLQTKKQKQLREELVPVSPKTRNNFRATLSTLFAQLEEDEIIERNFITQIKINKSTPKKNKPFSKEQIIDIREYLDKNDPYLRTFIQFMSYAFLRNVEVCRLQVKDIDLASKRLYVRSKTAPLAIVPIIGELETVLRDMKLENYAPTDFVITRFEKPANWDIDENNKTNYFSKKFKLIKRILGYSDDYSLYSVRHTAATNIYNSLLAEGKSEEGALMHLMSITRHRSKAGLKNYLREIGATLPKDYSDMYTIDF; from the coding sequence ATGTCTAAATTACAAGTTCTTTTAACAAACGCATATAGAAACGCATATACTTTGAGTAAGAATCTATACACAGAACCGAAAATTTATGATGCAGATGGCGATCTTTCCAAACGTTGGTATGTGTACTACTACTATCGGAATCCTGTAACAGAAAAATTAGTCTTACAACCACCTTTATACATGGGAGTCAACAGGTTAAAGACGAAAAAAGAACGTACAGAAATGCTCATCATTAATAGAATAGCATTACATGAATTGTTGAAAAAAGGGTATAATCCATACGAAACTTATAAGGAAACTGATAAACGTATTGAACAACAGAAAAAACCAGCAGAAGGTATTGAAATAGACAGTCAACGAAAAAATTATACCGTAAAAGAAGCCTTATTTTTCGCTTTAAAGCAGCGAAAACCACATTGGAAAAAGAAAACTGCTGGAACAATGGTCGGTCATTTTAATAGATTTATTGAATGGTTAACGATTAATAAGTTAATTGATAAGAATATTTCGGAACTAAAAAAACGTGATGTTTCCACATTTTTAAATTCTTTAACCAAGCTTCAAACAAAAAAACAAAAGCAATTAAGAGAAGAACTTGTTCCTGTAAGTCCAAAAACACGGAATAATTTTAGAGCAACACTATCTACCCTATTTGCTCAATTGGAAGAAGATGAAATTATAGAGCGTAATTTTATTACGCAAATTAAGATAAATAAGAGTACGCCAAAGAAAAATAAACCTTTTTCAAAAGAACAAATTATTGATATTCGAGAATATTTGGACAAAAATGATCCGTATTTGCGAACTTTCATTCAATTTATGTCGTATGCCTTTTTGAGAAACGTAGAAGTTTGTCGTTTGCAAGTAAAAGATATCGATTTAGCCTCAAAACGATTGTACGTTCGTTCAAAAACAGCTCCACTTGCCATAGTTCCGATTATTGGCGAATTAGAAACAGTTTTAAGAGATATGAAACTTGAAAACTACGCTCCTACCGATTTTGTAATTACTCGTTTTGAAAAGCCTGCAAATTGGGATATTGATGAAAATAATAAGACCAACTATTTTTCTAAAAAGTTTAAACTTATTAAACGAATTCTAGGCTATTCAGATGATTATTCATTGTATTCGGTTCGACATACAGCAGCGACAAATATTTACAATTCATTGTTAGCAGAAGGAAAAAGTGAAGAAGGTGCTTTGATGCACTTGATGTCAATCACTAGACACAGATCAAAAGCAGGATTGAAAAATTACTTGCGCGAGATTGGTGCAACACTTCCTAAAGACTATTCAGATATGTATACTATTGATTTTTAG